A genomic segment from Streptomyces sp. NBC_00459 encodes:
- a CDS encoding YybH family protein, which translates to MYWFSDGSYQGIGEIRSAIEKTFARILDEVYEIRDLEWPVLTAEVAVCRYRFAWTGVVDGEPRSGQGRGTNLIVWRDGCWKMLHEHLSS; encoded by the coding sequence GTGTACTGGTTCTCGGACGGCTCATATCAGGGCATCGGGGAGATCCGGTCCGCGATCGAGAAGACGTTCGCGAGGATCCTCGACGAGGTGTACGAGATCCGGGATCTGGAGTGGCCGGTGCTGACCGCAGAAGTCGCGGTGTGCCGTTATCGGTTTGCCTGGACCGGCGTCGTCGACGGCGAACCACGCTCTGGCCAGGGGCGGGGTACCAACCTCATCGTGTGGCGGGACGGTTGCTGGAAGATGCTGCATGAGCATCTGAGCTCCTGA
- a CDS encoding GNAT family N-acetyltransferase: MTSFWTGKRVRLRGIEPDDWAAFMGFAVDEERLGDLLNPPRSAEGFRAWAKEQAVAKSGGDCFGLVIEAVDTGKIVGAVSSRHADPRAGRFEYGVTMGAGHRRKGYAAEAVGMLLRFMFAERRYHKCEARIFAHNEASLALHRRLGFAEEGRLRDHVFCAGRYHDLVVMGILADEFAQPHSSE; this comes from the coding sequence ATGACTTCGTTCTGGACCGGTAAGCGGGTACGTCTGCGCGGTATCGAGCCTGACGACTGGGCGGCTTTCATGGGCTTCGCTGTCGACGAGGAGCGGTTGGGCGACCTGCTGAACCCGCCCCGGTCTGCCGAGGGGTTCCGGGCCTGGGCGAAGGAGCAGGCCGTCGCGAAGTCCGGCGGAGACTGCTTCGGGTTGGTCATCGAAGCCGTGGACACGGGGAAGATCGTCGGGGCTGTCAGCTCGCGCCACGCTGATCCACGTGCGGGGCGGTTCGAGTACGGCGTCACGATGGGCGCCGGGCACCGGCGTAAGGGCTACGCGGCTGAGGCTGTGGGGATGCTGCTGCGTTTTATGTTCGCCGAGCGGCGATACCACAAGTGCGAAGCGCGGATCTTCGCGCACAACGAGGCATCGCTGGCCCTGCACCGTCGGCTTGGCTTCGCCGAGGAGGGGCGCTTGCGTGATCACGTATTCTGCGCCGGCCGGTACCACGATCTCGTGGTGATGGGCATTCTCGCTGATGAGTTCGCACAGCCGCACTCGAGTGAGTGA
- a CDS encoding IS701 family transposase, with protein sequence MDRIAGRFARVEPRRRIRHLVLGLLADLPRKNCWTIAEWAGEATPDAMQHLLSRAKWDADAVRDDLRDYVVEHLHDAQAVLVVDETGDVKKGSHTVGVQRQYTGTAGRIENAQVAVYLAYAGRRGHAALDRELYIPRSWTDQPDRCQAAGLDPSTAFATKPELAARMIMRFLDSGHQTSWVAGDEVYGGNPTLRAALEDRATGYVLAVARTHEVTTGARKFRADILAKKIPKRAWQKLSAGAGAKGHRFYDWAHIDLPSTAPGHRHLLIRRNRTTGELAYYRCYSPEPVPLTVLVRVAGSRWRVEETFQSGKGLAGLDEHQLRRYTSWSRWVTLAMLAHAFLAVVRADEHRLRPSPDDLIPLTCNEIQRLFITLVSRPVHEPDHWLRWSRWRRRHQARSRASHYSRQAASRA encoded by the coding sequence ATGGACCGCATCGCGGGCAGGTTCGCCCGGGTCGAACCCCGACGGCGAATACGGCACCTGGTCCTGGGACTGCTCGCGGACCTGCCTCGGAAGAACTGCTGGACCATCGCCGAATGGGCCGGCGAGGCCACTCCCGACGCCATGCAGCACCTGCTGAGCCGCGCCAAGTGGGACGCCGACGCAGTCCGCGACGATCTGCGCGACTACGTGGTCGAGCACCTGCACGACGCCCAGGCGGTGCTCGTGGTCGACGAGACCGGCGACGTTAAGAAGGGCAGCCACACCGTCGGCGTCCAGCGCCAGTACACCGGCACCGCGGGCAGAATCGAAAACGCCCAAGTCGCCGTCTACCTCGCCTACGCAGGTCGGCGCGGACATGCCGCACTGGACCGCGAGCTGTACATCCCGCGCTCGTGGACCGACCAACCCGACCGTTGCCAGGCCGCTGGACTCGACCCGAGCACCGCGTTCGCCACCAAGCCCGAATTGGCCGCCCGCATGATCATGCGATTCCTGGACTCCGGCCACCAGACATCCTGGGTGGCAGGGGACGAGGTCTACGGCGGCAACCCCACACTGCGCGCCGCCCTGGAGGACCGCGCTACCGGATACGTGCTCGCGGTCGCCCGCACCCATGAGGTCACCACCGGGGCCAGGAAGTTCCGCGCGGACATCCTGGCCAAGAAGATCCCCAAGCGGGCCTGGCAGAAGCTGTCCGCCGGAGCCGGAGCCAAAGGACACCGCTTCTACGACTGGGCCCACATCGACCTGCCCAGCACCGCGCCAGGCCACCGCCACCTGCTGATCCGCCGCAACCGCACCACCGGCGAACTCGCCTACTACCGCTGCTACTCACCCGAGCCGGTACCCCTGACCGTCCTGGTGCGGGTCGCGGGATCCAGATGGAGGGTCGAGGAGACGTTCCAGTCAGGAAAGGGTCTGGCTGGACTGGACGAGCACCAGCTCCGCCGCTACACGTCCTGGTCCCGCTGGGTCACCCTCGCCATGCTCGCCCACGCCTTCCTGGCCGTCGTCCGCGCCGACGAGCACCGTCTCCGCCCCAGCCCCGACGACCTGATCCCGTTGACCTGCAACGAAATCCAGAGACTCTTCATCACCCTGGTTAGCCGGCCTGTTCACGAGCCAGACCACTGGCTCCGCTGGTCCCGCTGGCGACGGCGTCATCAAGCTCGTTCCCGGGCCAGCCACTACAGCCGTCAAGCCGCGAGCAGAGCATGA
- a CDS encoding VOC family protein has translation MPEQTNATPEGYTTVAPWVVTDDTGAFLDFVAQVFDGEELGRVLTEDGLVGHGEIRVGDTVVLAFDRHADWPVMPSLLRVFVADAEKVFSRAVAVGGQVVTAVSDNAFGQRGGRIKDPFGNIWWVVSHIEDVAEDEMWKRLQDPVYAESMRVAQETLDAELGGRDHGRSSTPVRKTG, from the coding sequence ATGCCCGAGCAGACCAACGCCACCCCGGAGGGCTACACCACCGTCGCTCCCTGGGTCGTCACCGACGACACAGGGGCCTTCCTCGACTTCGTCGCCCAGGTCTTCGACGGCGAGGAGCTCGGGCGGGTGCTGACGGAGGACGGTCTGGTCGGGCATGGTGAGATCCGGGTCGGTGACACCGTCGTGCTGGCATTCGACCGGCATGCGGACTGGCCCGTCATGCCGAGTCTGCTGCGGGTGTTCGTCGCCGATGCGGAGAAGGTGTTCTCACGGGCCGTCGCTGTCGGCGGCCAGGTCGTCACCGCGGTGTCGGACAACGCCTTCGGGCAGCGCGGAGGGCGCATCAAGGATCCCTTCGGCAACATCTGGTGGGTGGTCAGCCACATCGAGGACGTCGCCGAGGACGAGATGTGGAAGCGGCTGCAGGACCCCGTGTACGCCGAGTCCATGCGCGTGGCCCAGGAGACTCTCGACGCCGAGCTCGGCGGTCGGGATCACGGGCGCAGCAGTACGCCTGTCCGGAAGACCGGCTGA
- a CDS encoding SUKH-4 family immunity protein yields the protein MSTTITPTRDEYESLTRVGLPSGRGRLRFGALRTAALRTVVNPAGGTPSTRFPHHRPATTNRRGPASSLESLLRFAAATEEMAAARGQLAFSAGRSGPRTLAETSRHLLTVFAQGTGGGGDVLPYWKMAASIRPLARIAASGAESGLALDLPARLLEQAFGHGRVARFEDVDFPAPLTHEPTRRFLSGTGLPEDGSLFQLDTEIPLPTLAEYCADEDPAAELPQGAGDLIRLGHLGRPAESNSLVLDGRTGTILTWNEPEGTLHRLNTDVSTLAFTLWLMHRAKTIDFDGEAGRVL from the coding sequence ATGAGCACGACGATCACTCCGACCAGGGACGAGTACGAGTCGCTGACGCGCGTGGGACTGCCTTCCGGCAGAGGCCGGTTGAGGTTCGGCGCACTGCGCACCGCTGCCCTGCGGACGGTGGTGAACCCGGCGGGAGGGACGCCCTCGACGCGCTTCCCGCATCACCGCCCCGCCACGACGAACCGGCGTGGACCGGCTTCCTCCCTGGAGTCGCTGCTGCGGTTCGCGGCGGCGACGGAGGAGATGGCTGCCGCGCGAGGCCAGCTGGCTTTCTCCGCGGGCCGGTCCGGCCCTCGGACCCTGGCGGAGACGTCCCGGCACCTGCTGACGGTGTTCGCGCAGGGCACCGGCGGCGGTGGTGATGTGCTGCCGTACTGGAAGATGGCGGCCTCGATCCGCCCGCTGGCCCGGATCGCGGCCTCCGGCGCGGAGTCCGGCCTCGCCCTGGACCTGCCCGCCCGGCTCCTTGAGCAGGCGTTCGGCCACGGCAGGGTGGCGCGCTTCGAGGACGTCGACTTCCCGGCACCGCTCACCCACGAGCCGACCCGCCGCTTCCTGAGCGGCACGGGACTCCCGGAGGACGGCTCCCTCTTCCAACTGGACACGGAGATACCGCTGCCGACACTCGCCGAGTACTGCGCGGACGAGGACCCGGCAGCCGAACTCCCGCAGGGGGCAGGCGACTTGATCCGCCTGGGCCACCTGGGCCGTCCGGCGGAGAGCAACAGCCTGGTGCTGGACGGCAGAACGGGCACGATCCTCACCTGGAACGAGCCCGAGGGCACCCTCCACCGCCTGAACACCGACGTCTCGACCCTCGCCTTCACCCTGTGGCTGATGCACCGAGCGAAGACGATCGACTTCGACGGCGAGGCGGGCAGGGTGCTCTGA
- a CDS encoding xanthine dehydrogenase family protein molybdopterin-binding subunit → MSNEAATATTAAAADPDAEALPHGLGVSLPAADARAKTEGTFPYAADLWAEGLLWAAVLRSPHPHARILSIDTTHAREMPGVRAVVTHEDVPGVELHGRGRADRPMFASEVVRHHGEPIAAVAADHPDTARMAAAAVIVEYEVLDPVTDPEQAFEAEPLHPDGNLIRHIPLRHGDPDAVGEIVVEGLYRIGRQDPAPIGAEAGLAVPRPDGGVELYLASTDPHADRDAAAACYGLEPERVKVVVTGVPGATADREDQGFQLPLGLLALKTGCPVKLTATREESFLGHVHRHPTLLRYRHHADTDGKLVKVEAQILLDAGAYADTSGEALAAAVSFACGPYVVPNAFIEGWAVRTNNPPSGHVRGEGAMQVCAAYEAQMDKLAKKLGVDPAELRLRNAMATGDVLPTGQSVTCPAPVAELLQAVRDFPLPPLPKDTPEDEWLLPGGPEGAGEPGAVRRGVGYGLGMVHMLGAEGADEVSTATVKVHDGIATVLCAAVETGQGFTTLARQIVQETLGIDEVHVAPVDTDQPPAGPGARGRHTWVSGGAVERAAKMVRTQLLQPLAHKFGMSTELLQITDGKITSYDGVLSTTVTEAMDGKELWATAQCRPHPTEPLDEAGQGDAFVGLAFCAIRAVVDVDIELGSVRVVELALAQDVGRVLNPAQLAARIEAGVTQGVGIALTENLRSARGLIRHPDLTGYALPTALDAPDIHIVKLVEERDVVAPFGAKAASAVPVVTSPAAIASAVRAATGRPVNRLPIRPQAAVVTVTATS, encoded by the coding sequence GTGAGCAACGAAGCCGCCACCGCGACCACGGCCGCGGCGGCCGACCCCGACGCGGAGGCACTCCCGCACGGCCTCGGCGTATCGCTGCCGGCCGCCGACGCGCGCGCGAAGACGGAGGGCACGTTCCCGTACGCCGCCGACCTGTGGGCCGAGGGCCTGCTGTGGGCCGCCGTGCTGCGCTCACCGCACCCGCACGCGCGCATCCTCTCCATCGACACCACCCACGCGCGTGAGATGCCCGGCGTACGGGCCGTCGTGACGCACGAGGACGTGCCCGGGGTCGAACTGCACGGCCGCGGCAGAGCCGACCGCCCGATGTTCGCCTCAGAAGTGGTACGCCACCACGGGGAGCCCATCGCCGCAGTCGCCGCCGACCACCCGGACACCGCGCGCATGGCGGCGGCGGCCGTCATCGTCGAGTACGAAGTACTCGACCCGGTGACCGACCCCGAGCAGGCATTCGAGGCCGAACCGCTGCACCCCGACGGCAACCTGATCCGGCACATCCCGCTGCGCCACGGCGACCCGGACGCGGTCGGCGAGATCGTCGTCGAGGGCCTCTACCGGATCGGCCGCCAGGACCCGGCCCCCATCGGCGCCGAGGCGGGGCTCGCCGTACCGCGCCCCGACGGCGGTGTGGAGCTGTACCTCGCCTCCACCGACCCGCACGCGGACCGTGACGCGGCCGCCGCCTGCTACGGCCTGGAACCCGAGCGCGTGAAGGTGGTCGTCACCGGAGTCCCCGGCGCCACCGCCGACCGAGAGGACCAGGGCTTCCAGCTCCCGCTCGGCCTCCTCGCCCTGAAAACGGGCTGCCCGGTGAAACTGACGGCGACCCGCGAAGAGTCCTTCCTGGGCCACGTCCACAGACATCCCACCCTCCTGCGCTACCGCCACCACGCGGACACCGACGGCAAGCTGGTGAAGGTCGAGGCACAGATCCTGCTCGACGCGGGCGCGTACGCGGACACCTCGGGGGAGGCCCTCGCGGCGGCCGTCTCCTTCGCCTGCGGCCCCTACGTCGTCCCCAACGCCTTCATCGAGGGCTGGGCGGTGCGCACCAACAACCCGCCCTCGGGCCATGTGCGCGGCGAGGGCGCGATGCAGGTCTGCGCGGCCTACGAGGCCCAGATGGACAAGCTGGCGAAGAAGCTGGGCGTCGACCCGGCCGAGCTGCGTCTGCGCAACGCGATGGCCACGGGAGACGTGCTCCCGACCGGCCAGTCCGTCACCTGCCCGGCCCCGGTCGCCGAACTCCTCCAGGCGGTAAGGGACTTCCCGCTCCCGCCACTTCCCAAGGACACCCCCGAGGACGAGTGGCTGCTCCCGGGCGGCCCCGAGGGCGCGGGTGAACCGGGCGCCGTCCGGCGCGGTGTCGGCTACGGACTGGGCATGGTCCACATGCTCGGTGCCGAGGGCGCCGACGAGGTCTCGACGGCCACCGTCAAGGTCCACGACGGCATCGCCACGGTCCTGTGCGCGGCCGTGGAGACAGGCCAGGGCTTCACCACCCTGGCCCGCCAGATCGTCCAGGAGACGCTCGGTATCGACGAGGTCCACGTGGCCCCGGTCGACACCGACCAGCCCCCGGCCGGCCCGGGCGCCCGAGGCCGCCACACCTGGGTGTCGGGCGGCGCGGTGGAACGGGCCGCGAAAATGGTCCGCACCCAGCTCCTCCAGCCCCTGGCGCACAAGTTCGGCATGTCCACGGAACTGCTCCAGATCACCGACGGCAAGATCACTTCGTACGACGGCGTCCTGTCGACCACGGTGACGGAGGCGATGGACGGCAAGGAACTCTGGGCCACGGCCCAGTGCCGCCCCCACCCCACGGAACCGCTCGACGAGGCAGGCCAGGGCGACGCCTTCGTGGGCCTCGCGTTCTGCGCGATCCGCGCGGTGGTGGACGTCGACATCGAGCTCGGCTCGGTGCGTGTGGTGGAACTGGCGCTCGCCCAGGACGTCGGCCGCGTGCTGAACCCCGCCCAGCTGGCGGCCCGTATCGAGGCGGGCGTCACCCAGGGCGTCGGCATCGCGCTCACGGAGAACCTGCGCTCCGCGCGCGGGCTGATCCGCCACCCCGACCTCACGGGCTACGCACTCCCGACCGCCCTGGACGCCCCGGACATCCACATCGTCAAGCTGGTCGAGGAACGGGACGTGGTCGCCCCCTTCGGCGCGAAGGCGGCGAGCGCGGTACCGGTGGTGACGTCCCCGGCGGCCATCGCCTCGGCGGTACGCGCGGCGACCGGCCGCCCGGTGAACCGCCTGCCGATCCGCCCGCAGGCGGCGGTGGTGACAGTGACGGCGACGTCATGA
- a CDS encoding 2Fe-2S iron-sulfur cluster-binding protein: MTDDQYGDDQYGDRRGSQQREQHGDQRAEGAPRGGGRWDPLPQGDYDDGATAFVKLPEGGIDAFLASVDSPLAAPGHGYVPPQIAAAPGAEDGSPGAWGMPPAPPGGTQWPDPNAVPQEAQRHDGFSYDQSSTGQWAFDQGTGAPGAAAPGSPGREVTGEWRIPVANGDLPDESGEFSTSALVEQWGGTPPATLPGGASAPWATESPARPWAPGTDPESQADRTNGAGTTYAPETVHETDGAGRTADGIGHRSDATGHAVTEAGHAVADKDQDPTTVAPGPGEGPGGPAEAATEPDPAPGPETSPEAAEEAVEGVEGEPDADPEASGARATDEEPAAEPDAADPADDAPGLPGEEHPLASYVLRVNGSDRPVPDAWIGESLLYVLRERLGLAGAKDGCSQGECGACNVQVDGRLVASCLVPAVTAAGSEVRTVEGLATDGQPSDVQRALAKCGAVQCGFCVPGMAMTVHDLLEGNPAPTELETRQALCGNLCRCSGYRGVLEAVREVVAEREAHAADAEGEDGETRIPHQAGPGGGGVNPSAFDAPGFEPARNHDSHAYDQTHGQDGGQT, translated from the coding sequence GTGACCGACGACCAGTACGGCGACGACCAGTACGGCGACCGGCGCGGGAGTCAGCAACGGGAGCAGCACGGGGACCAGCGCGCAGAGGGCGCGCCCCGTGGCGGGGGCCGCTGGGACCCGCTGCCCCAGGGCGACTACGACGACGGTGCGACCGCCTTCGTGAAGCTCCCCGAGGGGGGCATCGACGCGTTCCTGGCCTCCGTGGACAGCCCGCTGGCCGCGCCCGGCCACGGATACGTGCCCCCGCAGATAGCGGCGGCTCCGGGTGCCGAGGACGGCTCCCCGGGCGCGTGGGGGATGCCTCCCGCGCCCCCCGGCGGCACCCAGTGGCCGGACCCGAACGCCGTGCCCCAGGAGGCGCAGCGGCACGACGGGTTCAGCTACGACCAGAGCTCCACGGGGCAGTGGGCCTTCGACCAGGGCACCGGTGCGCCGGGCGCCGCCGCTCCCGGATCCCCGGGCCGCGAGGTGACCGGGGAGTGGCGGATCCCCGTCGCCAACGGCGACCTTCCGGACGAATCGGGCGAGTTCAGCACGTCGGCGCTGGTCGAGCAGTGGGGCGGCACGCCGCCCGCCACGCTCCCCGGCGGCGCGTCCGCGCCCTGGGCGACGGAGTCACCGGCACGGCCCTGGGCGCCCGGAACCGACCCGGAGTCGCAGGCCGACCGGACGAACGGCGCGGGGACGACGTACGCGCCCGAAACGGTGCACGAAACGGACGGCGCCGGTCGTACGGCCGACGGGATCGGTCACCGGTCCGACGCCACCGGTCATGCCGTCACCGAAGCCGGTCACGCGGTCGCCGACAAGGACCAGGATCCGACCACGGTCGCCCCCGGCCCTGGCGAGGGCCCTGGCGGCCCCGCAGAGGCCGCCACGGAGCCCGACCCTGCTCCTGGGCCGGAAACCTCCCCGGAGGCCGCCGAGGAGGCCGTGGAGGGCGTGGAGGGTGAGCCGGACGCGGACCCCGAGGCATCCGGTGCCAGGGCGACCGACGAGGAACCCGCAGCAGAGCCCGACGCGGCCGATCCGGCCGACGACGCCCCCGGGCTGCCCGGCGAGGAACACCCCCTCGCCTCGTACGTGCTGCGCGTCAACGGCTCCGACCGGCCCGTCCCCGACGCCTGGATCGGCGAGTCGCTGCTCTACGTACTGCGCGAGCGCCTCGGCCTCGCCGGTGCCAAGGACGGCTGCTCCCAGGGCGAGTGCGGGGCCTGCAACGTGCAGGTGGACGGACGGCTCGTCGCCTCCTGCCTGGTGCCCGCGGTCACCGCCGCCGGCAGCGAGGTACGCACCGTGGAGGGCCTCGCCACCGACGGGCAGCCCTCGGACGTACAGCGGGCGCTCGCCAAGTGCGGGGCCGTGCAGTGCGGTTTCTGCGTCCCCGGGATGGCGATGACCGTGCACGACCTCCTGGAGGGCAACCCCGCCCCGACCGAACTGGAGACGCGCCAGGCCCTGTGCGGCAACCTGTGCCGCTGCTCCGGCTACCGGGGCGTCCTGGAGGCGGTCCGCGAGGTCGTCGCCGAACGCGAGGCGCACGCCGCCGACGCCGAGGGCGAGGACGGCGAGACACGCATCCCGCACCAGGCCGGACCGGGCGGGGGCGGCGTCAACCCCTCCGCGTTCGACGCCCCGGGCTTCGAACCCGCCCGGAACCACGACTCGCACGCCTATGACCAGACTCACGGCCAGGACGGAGGCCAGACGTGA
- a CDS encoding FAD binding domain-containing protein, producing MTTHAPQAAQAVTLPASLDEAVAALAAMPAAVPVAGGTDLMATVNSGQLRPAALVGLGRISEIRGWQYQDGHALLGAGLTHARMGRPDFAALIPALAASARAAGPPQIRNAGTLGGNIATAAPTGDALPVLAALEATLIIAGPGGARREIPVSHLLAGVELLRAGELIGFVRVPLLHAPQVFLKATGRTGPGRALASVALVLDPARRGVRCAVGAIAPMPLRPLDAEQWVARLIDWDNNRTIVPEALGAFGEYVAAACIPDPAPAEDGSVPPLPPAVLHLRRTVAALARRALGRALS from the coding sequence TTGACCACGCACGCACCGCAGGCGGCGCAGGCCGTGACGCTGCCCGCCTCGCTGGACGAGGCCGTCGCGGCGCTCGCAGCCATGCCGGCGGCCGTCCCCGTGGCGGGCGGCACCGACCTCATGGCCACCGTCAACTCCGGGCAGCTCAGGCCCGCCGCACTCGTCGGCCTCGGCCGGATCAGCGAGATCCGCGGCTGGCAGTACCAGGACGGCCATGCCCTGCTCGGCGCCGGCCTCACCCACGCGCGGATGGGCCGCCCCGACTTCGCCGCCCTGATCCCGGCCCTGGCCGCCTCCGCGCGTGCCGCGGGCCCGCCGCAGATCCGCAACGCGGGCACCCTGGGCGGCAACATCGCCACGGCCGCCCCCACGGGGGACGCGCTGCCCGTGCTGGCCGCCCTGGAGGCGACGCTGATCATCGCGGGCCCCGGTGGCGCCCGCCGTGAGATCCCGGTGTCGCACCTGCTGGCAGGCGTCGAATTGTTGCGCGCCGGTGAACTTATCGGCTTCGTGCGCGTGCCCCTGCTGCACGCACCCCAGGTCTTCCTGAAGGCCACCGGACGGACCGGCCCCGGGCGTGCCCTCGCGTCCGTCGCACTCGTCCTCGACCCCGCCCGGCGCGGAGTCAGGTGCGCCGTCGGCGCCATAGCGCCGATGCCGCTGCGTCCCCTGGACGCCGAGCAGTGGGTCGCCCGGCTCATCGACTGGGACAACAACCGCACGATCGTCCCGGAGGCACTGGGTGCCTTCGGCGAGTACGTCGCCGCGGCCTGCATTCCCGACCCGGCCCCGGCCGAGGACGGCTCCGTACCACCGCTTCCGCCCGCGGTCCTGCACCTGCGGCGCACTGTCGCCGCGCTGGCCCGACGAGCACTGGGGAGGGCACTGTCGTGA
- a CDS encoding beta-N-acetylhexosaminidase: MTELIPAPVRGVGNAGGFVLDETTVIDAGPGTEATARWLRGVLGAATGLSLPPGAGAAGETVRLRVLPEDVGHLGPEGYKLYVDGDAVAIHGGGPAGVFWGAQTLRQLLGPAAFRRAPVTPGRQWLVPGTIVEDTPRFRWRGLMLDVARHFMPKEGVLRYLDLMAAHKLNVFHFHLTDDQGWRVEIKRYPKLTEVGSWRARTKFGHRASPLWEEKPHGGFYTQDDIREIVAYAAERHISVVPEIDVPGHSQAAIAAYPELGNTDVIDTTSLSVWDNWGISHNVLAPTDTALRFYEGVFEEVLDLFPADAGHFSSFVHIGGDECAKEQWRESRTAQARIKELGVGDEDGLQSWFVRHFDTWLTAHGRRLIGWDEILEGGLAPGAAVSSWRGYAGGITAARAGHDVVMCPQEQVYLDHRQHGGADEPVPIGYVRTLEDVFRFEPVPAELGPEESRHVLGTQANLWTEVMEDTGRVDYQAFPRLAAFAEVAWSALPAPAERDYAGFERRMTAHYGRLDALGVGYRPPAGPHPWQQRPGVLGRPIEGAPPNV; the protein is encoded by the coding sequence GTGACCGAACTGATCCCGGCGCCCGTGCGTGGCGTCGGCAACGCGGGTGGCTTCGTGCTCGACGAGACCACGGTGATCGACGCCGGGCCCGGTACCGAGGCGACGGCCCGCTGGCTGCGCGGTGTCCTGGGGGCGGCGACGGGCCTCTCGCTGCCGCCCGGAGCGGGGGCCGCAGGCGAGACCGTCCGGCTGCGGGTGCTGCCCGAGGACGTCGGTCACCTGGGTCCTGAGGGCTACAAGCTGTACGTCGACGGGGACGCCGTCGCCATCCACGGCGGCGGGCCGGCCGGTGTGTTCTGGGGCGCGCAGACGCTCCGTCAGCTGCTCGGCCCCGCTGCCTTCCGGCGTGCCCCTGTCACCCCTGGCCGGCAGTGGCTCGTCCCCGGCACCATCGTCGAGGACACCCCCCGATTCCGCTGGCGCGGCCTCATGCTCGACGTCGCCCGGCACTTCATGCCCAAGGAAGGCGTCCTTCGCTACCTGGACCTGATGGCGGCGCACAAACTCAACGTCTTCCACTTCCATCTGACGGACGACCAGGGCTGGCGCGTCGAGATCAAGCGGTACCCGAAGCTGACGGAGGTCGGCTCCTGGCGGGCCCGGACCAAATTCGGCCACCGAGCCTCACCGCTGTGGGAGGAGAAGCCGCACGGTGGCTTCTACACCCAGGACGACATCCGCGAGATCGTCGCCTACGCCGCCGAACGGCATATCAGTGTGGTCCCCGAAATCGACGTGCCGGGGCACTCGCAGGCCGCCATCGCCGCGTATCCGGAACTCGGCAACACCGACGTCATCGACACCACCTCCCTCTCCGTCTGGGACAACTGGGGGATCAGCCACAACGTACTCGCCCCCACTGACACCGCCCTGCGCTTCTACGAGGGCGTCTTCGAGGAAGTCCTCGACCTGTTCCCGGCGGACGCCGGCCACTTTTCGAGTTTCGTGCACATCGGCGGCGACGAGTGCGCGAAGGAGCAGTGGCGGGAGTCGCGCACCGCGCAGGCCCGCATCAAGGAACTCGGGGTCGGCGACGAGGACGGGCTCCAGTCGTGGTTCGTAAGGCACTTCGACACCTGGCTCACCGCGCACGGGCGGCGGCTCATCGGCTGGGACGAGATCCTGGAGGGCGGCCTCGCACCCGGCGCCGCCGTCTCCTCCTGGCGCGGTTACGCGGGCGGCATCACGGCCGCGCGCGCGGGTCACGACGTCGTCATGTGCCCTCAGGAGCAGGTGTACTTGGATCACCGTCAGCACGGCGGCGCCGACGAACCCGTCCCCATCGGGTACGTCCGCACCCTTGAGGATGTCTTCCGCTTCGAGCCGGTTCCAGCGGAGTTGGGCCCCGAGGAGTCGCGGCACGTCCTCGGCACGCAGGCCAACCTGTGGACCGAGGTGATGGAGGACACCGGACGCGTGGACTACCAGGCGTTCCCTCGGCTGGCCGCCTTCGCGGAGGTCGCCTGGAGCGCCCTGCCCGCGCCCGCCGAACGGGACTACGCCGGCTTCGAACGCCGGATGACCGCCCATTACGGGCGACTTGACGCCCTAGGTGTCGGTTACCGGCCGCCGGCGGGGCCGCATCCGTGGCAGCAGCGGCCAGGGGTCCTCGGACGTCCGATCGAGGGAGCGCCCCCGAACGTGTGA